In Methanobrevibacter oralis, one DNA window encodes the following:
- a CDS encoding PfkB family carbohydrate kinase gives MTLICIGPVTKDLIIVGSEKSFKVGGATYFQSFVFEEYFNDYLAIVNTSSKELINEFPDISKVKVLLKEDTHYFINHYPKRDNLDLRHQLSNFAKIPILKKDLENILKNLKIDAIVLNPLNRYDFPKDTIEYLKSFNVPIYLSIQGFLRCPHEKFNDYYTIKLKRFDDLDNILSGINGIFLDEDEAAILGDVEASEIVITNGSKGSRIISGNEIKIKAVECSQVADSTGCGDTYMAAYISKRLKGGNIKESGDFASKISSCKLEKSGPFLIS, from the coding sequence ATGACACTTATTTGTATTGGTCCTGTAACTAAAGATTTAATCATCGTTGGCAGTGAAAAATCATTTAAGGTTGGAGGAGCAACTTATTTTCAAAGTTTTGTTTTTGAAGAGTATTTTAATGATTATTTGGCTATTGTAAATACCTCTTCAAAAGAGTTAATTAATGAATTTCCAGATATATCTAAAGTAAAAGTGCTTTTAAAAGAAGATACTCATTATTTTATAAATCATTATCCTAAAAGGGACAATTTGGACTTAAGACATCAATTAAGTAATTTCGCCAAAATTCCAATTTTAAAAAAGGATTTAGAAAATATTTTAAAAAACCTTAAAATTGATGCTATTGTGTTAAATCCACTAAATCGCTATGATTTTCCTAAGGATACAATTGAATATTTAAAATCATTTAATGTACCAATATATTTGTCAATTCAGGGATTTTTACGTTGTCCTCATGAAAAATTTAATGATTATTATACAATTAAGTTAAAACGCTTTGATGATTTAGATAATATCCTCTCAGGGATAAATGGGATATTTCTAGATGAAGATGAAGCAGCTATTTTAGGAGATGTTGAAGCATCAGAAATAGTAATTACAAATGGAAGTAAAGGGTCTAGGATTATTTCAGGAAATGAAATAAAAATAAAAGCTGTTGAATGCAGTCAAGTTGCAGATTCTACAGGTTGTGGAGATACATATATGGCTGCATATATTTCTAAAAGATTAAAAGGTGGAAATATTAAAGAATCAGGGGATTTTGCTTCAAAAATATCAAGTTGTAAACTTGAAAAATCGGGTCCTTTTTTGATTTCCTAA
- a CDS encoding tetratricopeptide repeat protein — protein MYIKDRIVDYYVNKSLNYYRVFKNKKAIETINKILIFDKDNVDALSSKGLFYSCLFDKENSFKCYDLVFKKIAKYRFYFQKAKKCIYLMDYDLALDCFNRVLDYHYDDSEKLFEISLGYYYYYYYSRDYDCAFHYFNKLLKEKPENTDLLTHVGNCYLYMGDMDLALEYLDKALNIDTDNSFTILSKYCFNMEKEDYSNALIEINKYIKIDDSFPFLIYKYSLLADLGHFEVSLKGFERISKIKHDNVKVFNIYYLSYDHALEVMGKYDEAIKIHDEYLDNYNFLKGNIQEAKDNLIEEVF, from the coding sequence ATGTATATTAAGGATAGGATTGTTGATTATTATGTGAATAAATCATTGAATTACTATAGGGTATTTAAAAATAAAAAGGCTATTGAAACGATTAATAAAATATTAATATTTGATAAAGATAATGTTGATGCATTATCCTCTAAAGGTCTTTTTTATTCTTGTCTTTTTGATAAGGAAAATTCTTTTAAATGTTATGACTTAGTTTTTAAAAAAATTGCAAAGTATAGATTTTATTTTCAAAAAGCAAAAAAATGCATATATTTAATGGATTATGATTTGGCATTAGATTGTTTTAATAGAGTTTTAGACTATCATTATGATGATTCTGAAAAATTATTTGAAATTTCTTTAGGTTATTATTATTATTATTATTATTCTCGTGATTATGACTGTGCATTTCACTATTTTAATAAGCTTTTAAAAGAAAAACCAGAAAATACTGATTTATTAACACATGTTGGGAATTGTTATTTATATATGGGTGATATGGATCTTGCTTTAGAGTATTTGGATAAAGCATTAAACATCGATACAGATAATTCATTTACTATTCTAAGTAAATATTGTTTTAACATGGAAAAAGAAGATTATTCCAATGCTCTAATTGAAATTAATAAATATATTAAAATAGATGATTCTTTTCCTTTTTTGATTTATAAATATTCTCTTCTAGCTGATTTGGGACATTTTGAGGTAAGTTTAAAGGGGTTTGAAAGAATTTCAAAAATCAAACATGATAATGTAAAAGTATTTAATATTTATTATCTTTCCTATGACCATGCCTTAGAGGTAATGGGTAAATATGACGAAGCAATAAAAATTCATGATGAATATTTAGATAATTATAATTTTCTAAAAGGGAACATTCAAGAAGCAAAAGACAATTTAATCGAAGAGGTGTTTTAA
- a CDS encoding tetratricopeptide repeat protein translates to MFKDKIVDFYLDKSLAYCRIFKIKKAIETVNKALWLDKNNVEALITRGFFYSCLFDKETSFKCFDLAFKNGLKYHVYFQKARACMNLDEYDLALDYLNKVLDYNCENFDTLNEIGLCYYFSENYDKAYHYFNNLLKIQPDNVEVLINISGCYLELGDFDLAMEYADKALDKNPDNLLGLARKFHIYMENNDYSSAL, encoded by the coding sequence ATGTTTAAGGATAAAATTGTTGATTTTTATTTAGATAAGTCTCTTGCTTATTGTAGAATATTTAAAATTAAAAAAGCAATTGAAACGGTTAATAAGGCATTGTGGTTAGATAAAAATAATGTTGAAGCATTAATAACTAGGGGTTTTTTTTATTCCTGTCTTTTTGATAAGGAAACTTCTTTTAAGTGTTTTGATTTAGCTTTTAAAAATGGACTTAAATATCATGTTTATTTTCAAAAGGCAAGAGCTTGCATGAATTTAGATGAATATGATTTGGCACTAGATTACCTTAATAAAGTTTTAGACTATAATTGTGAAAATTTTGACACATTAAATGAAATTGGATTGTGTTACTATTTCTCTGAAAATTATGATAAAGCATATCATTATTTTAATAATCTTTTAAAAATCCAACCGGATAATGTTGAAGTATTAATTAATATAAGTGGTTGTTATTTAGAATTGGGTGATTTTGATCTTGCAATGGAATATGCTGATAAAGCATTAGACAAGAATCCTGATAATCTATTGGGACTTGCAAGAAAATTTCATATTTATATGGAAAATAACGATTATTCAAGTGCACTTTAA
- a CDS encoding tetratricopeptide repeat protein, which produces MYNKAFNQLEKGNYKKSLEIYDYLLSKNYEIFHVLTYLIILYDHFNDLDTLLNRINELLLDSNYDYNILLFKKGNILYLQNKYDDAIECFNEVLENDPDNSGAKFYIKRITGKRNKSKLKKIISNL; this is translated from the coding sequence ATGTATAATAAAGCATTTAATCAATTAGAAAAAGGAAACTATAAAAAATCTTTAGAAATATATGATTATTTATTAAGTAAAAATTATGAAATTTTTCATGTTTTAACATATTTGATTATTTTATATGATCATTTTAATGATTTGGATACTTTATTAAATAGGATTAATGAATTACTTTTAGATTCTAATTATGATTACAATATTTTATTATTTAAAAAAGGAAATATATTATATCTTCAAAATAAATACGATGATGCGATAGAATGTTTTAATGAAGTTTTAGAAAATGATCCAGATAATTCTGGAGCTAAATTTTATATAAAAAGAATAACAGGTAAAAGAAACAAATCAAAATTAAAAAAAATTATTAGCAATTTATGA
- a CDS encoding tetratricopeptide repeat protein encodes MGRYEDSLNGFEQIPIKEFDDWAIIHLYYFHYGHALGLMGKYEDAIKVYDEYLNNYNFPKEKIQEEKEKIVKLISK; translated from the coding sequence TTGGGAAGATATGAAGATAGTTTAAATGGTTTTGAACAAATCCCAATAAAAGAATTTGATGACTGGGCTATAATTCATTTATATTATTTTCATTATGGTCATGCTTTAGGATTGATGGGAAAATATGAAGATGCTATTAAAGTTTATGATGAATATTTAAATAATTACAATTTCCCAAAAGAAAAAATTCAAGAAGAAAAAGAAAAAATAGTCAAATTAATTTCTAAATAA